In one window of Chryseobacterium sp. JV274 DNA:
- a CDS encoding NUDIX hydrolase — protein MYKVFVNEKKLLISKHPEALEKKLEYENYTTLEIALDLLENTSVQELNVYGENLDEIWQEFQKLFRIIEAAGGLVNNPEGKILFIKRLGKWDLPKGKMEKGESREESAVREIEEETGLSDVELVKFINTTYHIYIERNGEKILKCTHWFEMNFDGEDTSKPQIEEGITEVAWKTTAEIEDEVFPSTFKNIILIVQEFWDLKK, from the coding sequence AAAAAAATTATTGATATCTAAGCATCCGGAAGCTCTTGAAAAAAAGCTTGAGTATGAAAATTATACAACTTTAGAGATCGCTTTGGATCTTCTGGAGAATACTTCTGTGCAGGAACTTAACGTATATGGAGAGAATTTGGATGAAATATGGCAGGAATTCCAGAAGCTTTTCAGAATTATAGAAGCAGCAGGAGGCTTAGTTAATAATCCAGAAGGTAAAATCCTTTTCATTAAAAGACTTGGCAAATGGGATCTTCCGAAGGGTAAAATGGAAAAAGGAGAATCCAGAGAAGAGTCTGCAGTACGGGAAATAGAAGAAGAAACCGGTCTGAGTGATGTAGAACTTGTAAAATTCATCAATACCACTTACCATATCTATATAGAAAGAAATGGTGAGAAAATTTTAAAATGTACCCATTGGTTTGAAATGAACTTTGACGGAGAAGACACTTCCAAGCCGCAAATAGAAGAAGGTATTACTGAAGTGGCCTGGAAAACAACAGCAGAAATTGAGGATGAAGTTTTCCCAAGTACCTTCAAAAATATTATACTGATTGTACAGGAATTCTGGGACTTGAAGAAATAA